One window of Amaranthus tricolor cultivar Red isolate AtriRed21 chromosome 11, ASM2621246v1, whole genome shotgun sequence genomic DNA carries:
- the LOC130826952 gene encoding protein Ycf2-like, translated as MKGHQFKSWIFELREILREIKNSHYFLDSWTQFNSVGSFIHIFFHQERFIKLFDPRIWSILLSRNSQGSTSNRYFTIKGVVLFVVVVLIYRITNRNMVERKNLYLIGLLPIPMNSIGPRNDTLKKSFWSSNINRLIVSLLYLPKGKKISESYLLDPKESTWFLPITKKCIMSESNRGSRWWRNWIEKKRDSSCKISNETVAGIEISFKEKDIKYLEFPFVYYMDDPIRKDHDWELFDCLSLRKRRNIINLNSGQLFEIVVKHWICYLMSAFREKIPIEVESFFKEQGAGSTSQSNDIEHVSHLFSRNKWAISLQNCAQFHMWQFHQDLFVSWGKNPYESDFLRNASRENWIWLDNVWLVNKDRFFSKVRNVSSNIQYDSTRSSFVQVMDSNTRSIRSFFSDRWSELHLGSNPTERSTRDQKLLKKQQDVSFAPSRRSENNEMVNIFKIIKYLQSTVSIHPISSDPGCDMVPKDEPDMDSSAKISFLNKNSFFYLFHLFHDRNRGGYTLHHDFESEEKFQEMADLFTLSITEPDLVYHKGFAFSIDSCGLDQKQLLNEVFNSRDESKKKSLLVLSPIFYEESESFYRRIRKNGFRISCGNYLEDRKQKNDTLNHRTIRKYTINQHLSNLKKSQKKWVDPLIFLSRTERFMNRDPDAYRYKWFNGSKNFQEHLEHFVSEQRSHFQVVFDRLRINQYSIDWSEVIDKKDLSKSLRFFLSKSFRFFLSKSLSKLLLFLSNLLPFFFVSFGNIPINRSEIHIYELKGPNDQLYNPLLESIGLQIVHLKKLKAFLLDDHDTFQKSKFLINGGTISPFLFNKIPKWMIDSFHTRNNRGKSFDTTDSYFSMISHDQNNWLNPVKPFHRSSLISSFYKANRLRFLNNPHHFCFYCNKRFPFYMEKARINNSDFTYRQFLNILFIHNKKFSLCVGKKKHAFLERDTISPIESQVSNICIPNDFPIRSDLFVRRTIYSIAGISGTPLTEGQIVHFERTYGKPPLSNMNLSDSERKNLHQYLNLNFGLIYTLCSEKYLLSEKRKKRSLCLKKCVEKGQMYRAFQRDSAFSTLSKWNLFQTYMPWFLTSTGYKYLNFLFLDTFSDLLSILSSNPKFLSILHDIMYRSDISWRILQKILYLPQWNLISEISSKCLHNLLLYEKTIHQNNESPLIWTHLGSPNVREFFYSILFLLLLAGYLVRTHLLFVFRASSELQTEFEKVKSLMIPSYMIELRKLLDRYPTSEPNSFWLKNLFLVALEQLGDSLEEIWGSVSGDNMLLGSGPAYGFKSIRSKKKYLNINLIDIIDLISIIPNPINRITFSRNTRHLSHTSKEIYSLIRKRKRVNGDWIDDKIESWVASSDSIDDEEREFLVQFSTLTTEKRIDKILLSLTHSDHLSKNDSGYQMIEQPGAIYLRHLVDIHKKYLMNYEFNTSCLTERRVFLAHYQTITYSQTSCGANSFHFPSHGKPFSLRLALSPSRGILVIGSIGTGRSYLVKYLATNSYVPFITVFLNKFLDNKPKGSLIDLSDDIYASASDDIDASDYIDASDDIDYDLDTELELLTMDMMPEIDPFSITLQFELAKAMSPCIIWIPNIHDLDVNESNYLSLGLLVNYLSRDCEKGSTRNILVIASTHIPQKVDPALIAPNQLNTCIKIRRLRIPQQRKHFLTLSYTRGFHLEKKMFHTNGFGSITIGSNVRDLVALINEALSISITQKKSILDTNTIRSALHRQTWDLRSQVRSVQDHGILFYQIGRAVAQNVLLSNCPIDPISIYMKKKSCNEGDSYLYKWYFELGTSMKKLTILIYLLSCSAGSVAQDLWSLPGPDEKNGITSYGLVENDSYLVHGLLEVEGALVGSSRTEKDCSQNDRVTLFLRSELRDPLDMMQNGSCSILDHRFLYEKYESELEEGEGALDPQQIEEDLFNHIVWAPRIWNPWGFLFDCIERPNELGFPYWAGSFRGKRIIYDKEDELQENESEFLQSGTMQYQTRDRFSKEQGFFRISQFIWDPSDPLFFLFKDQPFGSVFSHREFFADAEISKGLLTSQMNPPISIFQRWFLKNTQEKHFELLINRQRWLRTNSSLSNGSFRSNTLSESYQYLSNLFLSNGTLLDQMTKTLLRKRWLFPDEMKIGFMQE; from the coding sequence ATGAAAGGACATCAATTCAAATCCTGGATTTTCGAATTGAGAGAGATATTGAGAGAGATTAAGAATTCTCACTATTTCTTAGATTCATGGACCCAATTCAATTCAGTGGGATCTTTCATTCACATTTTTTTCCACCAAGAACGTTTTATAAAACTCTTTGACCCCCGAATTTGGAGTATCCTACTTTCACGCAATTCACAGGGTTCAACAAGCAATCGATATTTCACGATCAAGGGTGTAGTACTCTTTGTGGTAGTGGTCCTTATATATCGTATTACCAATCGAAATATGGTCGAAAGAAAAAATCTCTATTTGATAGGGCTTCTTCCTATACCTATGAATTCCATTGGACCCAGAAATGATACATTGAAAAAATCCTTTTGGTCTTCCAATATCAATAGGCTGATTGTTTCGCTACTCTATCTTCCAAAAGGAAAGAAGATTTCTGAGAGTTATTTACTAGATCCGAAAGAGAGTACTTGGTTTCTTCCAATAACTAAAAAGTGTATCATGTCTGAATCTAACCGGGGTTCGCGGTGGTGGAGGAACTGGATCGAAAAAAAGAGGGATTCTAGTTGTAAGATATCTAATGAAACCGTCGCTGGAATTGAGATCTCATTCAAAGAGAAAGATATCAAATATCTGGAGTTTCCCTTTGTATATTATATGGATGATCCGATCCGCAAGGACCACGATTGGGAATTGTTTGATTGTCTTTCTCTGAGGAAGAGGCGAAACATAATCAACTTGAATTCGGGACAGCTTTTCGAAATCGTAGTGAAGCACTGGATTTGTTATCTCATGTCTGCTTTTCGTGAAAAAATACCAATTGAAGTGGAGAGTTTCTTCAAAGAACAAGGGGCTGGGTCAACTAGTCAATCAAATGATATTGAGCATGTTTCCCATCTCTTCTCGAGAAACAAGTGGGCTATTTCTTTGCAAAATTGTGCTCAATTTCATATGTGGCAATTCCACCAAGATTTATTCGTTAGTTGGGGGAAGAATCCGTACGAATCGGATTTTTTGAGGAACGCATCGAGAGAGAATTGGATTTGGCTAGACAATGTGTGGTTGGTAAATAAGGATCGGTTTTTTAGCAAGGTACGGAATGTATCGTCAAATATTCAATATGATTCCACAAGATCTAGTTTTGTTCAAGTAATGGATTCTAATACAAGATCCATTCGTTCTTTTTTCTCTGACAGATGGTCAGAACTTCATCTGGGTTCAAATCCTACTGAGAGGTCCACTAGAGATCAGAAATTGTTGAAGAAACAACAAGATGTTTCTTTTGCCCCTTCCAGGCGATCGGAAAATAACGAAATGGTTAATATATTCAAGATAATTAAGTATTTACAAAGTACCGTCTCAATTCATCCTATTTCATCAGATCCGGGATGTGATATGGTTCCGAAGGATGAACCGGATATGGACAGTTCCGCTAAGATTTCATTCTTGaacaaaaattcatttttttacttatttcatCTATTCCATGACCGAAACAGGGGGGGATACACATTACACCACGATTTTGAATCCGAAGAGAAATTTCAAGAAATGGCGGATCTATTCACTCTATCAATAACCGAGCCGGATCTGGTGTATCATAAGGGATTTGCCTTTTCTATTGATTCCTGCGGATTGGATCAAAAACAACTCTTGAATGAGGTATTTAACTCCAGGGATGAATCGAAAAAGAAATCTTTATTGGTTctatctcctattttttatgaAGAGAGTGAATCTTTTTATCGAAGGATCCGAAAAAATGGGTTTCGGATCTCCTGCGGGAATTATTTGGAagatagaaaacaaaaaaacgaTACTCTGAATCATAGAACTATAAGGAAATATACGATCAACCAACATTTATCGAATTTGAAAAAGAGTCAGAAGAAATGGGTTGATcctcttatttttctttctcgAACCGAGAGATTCATGAATCGGGATCCTGATGCATATAGATACAAATGGTTCAATGGGAGCAAAAATTTCCAGGAACATTTGGAACATTTCGTTTCTGAGCAGAGGAGCCATTTTCAAGTAGTGTTCGATCGATTACGTATTAATCAATATTCGATTGATTGGTCTGAGGTTATCGACAAAAAAGATTTGTCTAAGTCACTTCGTTTCTTTTTGTCCAAGTCATTTCGTTTCTTTTTGTCCAAGTCACTTTCCAAGTTGCTTCTCTTTTTGTCTAACTTACTTCCTTTTTTCTTTGTGAGTTTCGGGAATATCCCTATTAATAGGTCCGAGATCCACATTTATGAATTGAAAGGTCCGAATGATCAACTCTACAATCCCTTGTTAGAATCAATAGGTCTTCAAATCGTTcatttgaaaaaattgaaagCTTTCTTATTGGATGATCATGATACTTTCCAAAAATCGAAATTCTTGATCAATGGAGGAACAATATCACCATTTTTGTTCAATAAGATACCAAAGTGGATGATTGACTCATTCCATACTAGAAATAATCGCGGGAAATCCTTTGATACCACGGATTCCTATTTCTCAATGATATCCCACGATCAAAACAATTGGTTGAATCCCGTAAAACCATTTCATAGAAGTTCATTGATATCTTCTTTTTATAAAGCAAATCGACTTCGATTCTTGAATAATCCACATCACTTCTGCTTCTATTGTAACAAAAGATTCCCTTTTTATATGGAAAAGGCCCGTATCAATAATTCTGATTTTACATATAGACAATTCCTCAATATCTTGTTCAttcacaacaaaaaattttctttgtgtGTCGGTAAAAAAAAACATGCTTTTTTGGAGAGAGATACTATTTCACCAATTGAGTCACAGGTATCTAACATATGCATACCTAACGATTTTCCAATTCGATCCGATCTATTCGTTCGTAGAACTATTTACTCGATCGCAGGCATTTCTGGAACACCTCTAACAGAGGGACAAATAGTCCATTTTGAAAGAACTTATGGTAAACCACCTCTTTCCAATATGAATCTATCTGATTCAGAAAGGAAGAACTTGCATCAGTATCTCAATCTCAATTTCGGTTTGATTTACACTCTATGTTCTGAGAAATATTTACTATCGGAAAAGAGGAAAAAACGGAGTCTTTGTCTAAAGAAATGCGTTGAGAAAGGGCAGATGTATAGAGCCTTTCAACGAGATAGTGCTTTTTCAACTCTCTCAAAATGGAATCTATTCCAAACATATATGCCATGGTTCCTTACTTCGACAGGGTACAAATatctaaattttctatttttagatacTTTTTCAGACCTATTGTCAATACTAAGTAGCAATCCAAAATTTTTATCTATTCTTCATGATATTATGTACAGATCAGATATATCATGGCGAATTCTTCAGAAAATTTTGTATCTTCCACAATGGAATCTGATAAGTGAGATTTCGAGTAAGTGTTTACATAATCTTCTTCTGTACGAAAAAACGATTCATCAAAATAATGAGTCACCATTGATATGGACACATCTGGGATCGCCAAATGTTCGGGAGTTCTTCTATTCAAtccttttccttcttcttcttgcTGGATATCTCGTTCGTACACATCTTCTCTTTGTTTTTCGAGCCTCTAGTGAGTTACAGACAGAGTTCGAAAAGGTCAAATCTTTGATGATTCCATCATACATGATTGAGTTGCGAAAACTTCTGGATAGGTATCCTACATCGGAACCGAATTCCTTCTGGTTAAAGAATCTCTTTTTGGTTGCTTTGGAACAATTAGGAGATTCCCTAGAAGAAATATGGGGTTCTGTTTCTGGCGACAACATGCTATTGGGTAGTGGTCCCGCTTATGGGTTCAAATCAATACGttctaagaaaaaatatttgaatattaATCTAATCGATATCATCGATCTCATAAGTATCATACCAAATCCCATCAATCGAATCACTTTTTCGAGAAATACGAGACATCTAAGTCATACAAGTAAAGAGATCTATTCAttgataagaaaaagaaaaagggtgaACGGTGATTGGATTGATGATAAAATAGAATCCTGGGTCGCGAGCAGTGATTCgattgatgatgaagaaagagaattcTTGGTTCAGTTCTCCACTTTAACGACAgaaaaaaggattgataaaaTTCTATTGAGTCTGACTCATAGTGATCATTTATCAAAGAATGACTCTGGTTATCAAATGATTGAACAACCGGGAGCAATTTACTTACGACACTTAGTTGACATTCATAAAAAGTATCTAATGAATTATGAGTTCAATACATCTTGTTTAACAGAAAGACGAGTATTCCTTGCTCATTATCAGACAATCACTTATTCACAAACCTCGTGTGGGGCTAATAGTTTTCATTTCCCATCTCATGGAAAACCCTTTTCGCTCCGATTAGCCCTATCCCCCTCTAGAGGTATTTTAGTGATAGGTTCTATAGGAACTGGACGATCCTATTTGGTCAAATACCTAGCGACAAACTCCTATGTTCCTTTTATTACGGTATTTCTGAACAAGTTCCTGGATAACAAGCCTAAAGGTTCTCTTATTGATCTTAGTGACGATATTTATGCTAGTGCTAGTGACGATATTGATGCTAGTGACTATATTGATGCTAGTGACGATATCGATTATGACCTTGATACGGAGCTGGAGCTGCTAACTATGGATATGATGCCGGAAATAGACCCATTTTCTATCACCCTTCAATTCGAATTAGCAAAAGCAATGTCTCCTTGCATAATATGGATTCCAAACATTCATGATCTGGATGTGAATGAGTCGAATTACTTATCCCTCGGTCTATTAGTGAACTATCTCTCCAGGGATTGTGAAAAAGGGTCTACTAGAAATATTCTTGTTATTGCTTCGACTCATATTCCGCAAAAAGTGGATCCCGCTCTAATAGCCCCGAATCAATTAAATACATGCATTAAGATACGAAGGCTTCGTATTCCACAACAACGAAAGCACTTTTTGACTCTTTCATATACTAGGGGATTTCACTTGGAAAAGAAAATGTTCCATACTAATGGATTCGGGTCCATAACCATTGGTTCCAATGTACGAGATCTTGTAGCACTTATCAATGAGGCCCTATCGATTAGTATTACACAGAAGAAATCCATTCTAGACACTAATACAATTCGATCCGCTCTTCATAGACAAACTTGGGATTTGCGATCCCAGGTAAGATCGGTTCAGGATCATGGGATCCTTTTCTATCAGATAGGAAGGGCTGTTGCACAAAATGTACTTCTAAGTAATTGCCCTATAGAtcctatatctatctatatgaAGAAGAAATCATGTAACGAAGGGGATTCTTATTTGTACAAATGGTACTTCGAACTTGGAACGAGCATGAAGAAATTAACGATACTTATTTATCTTTTGAGTTGTTCTGCCGGATCGGTCGCTCAAGATCTTTGGTCTCTACCCGGACCCGATGAAAAAAATGGGATCACTTCTTATGGACTCGTTGAGAATGATTCTTATCTAGTTCATGGCCTATTAGAAGTAGAAGGCGCTCTGGTGGGATCCTCACGGACAGAAAAAGATTGCAGTCAGAATGATCGAGTGACGTTGTTTCTTCGGTCCGAACTAAGGGATCCTTTAGATATGATGCAAAATGGATCTTGTTCTATCCTTGATCATAGATTTCTCTATGAAAAATACGAATCGGAATTGGAAGAAGGGGAAGGAGCCCTCGATCCGCAACAGATAGAGGAGGATTTATTCAATCACATAGTTTGGGCTCCTAGAATATGGAACCCCTGGGGCTTTCTATTTGATTGTATCGAAAGGCCCAATGAATTGGGATTTCCCTATTGGGCCGGGTCATTTCGGGGCAAGCGGATCATTTATGATAAAGAGGATGAGCTTCAAGAGAATGAGTCGGAGTTCTTGCAGAGTGGAACCATGCAGTACCAGACACGAGATAGATTTTCCAAAGAACAGGGATTTTTTCGAATAAGCCAATTCATTTGGGACCCCTCAGATCCACTCTTTTTCCTATTCAAAGATCAGCCCTTTGGCTCTGTGTTTTCACATCGTGAATTCTTTGCAGATGCAGAGATATCAAAGGGGCTTCTTACTTCCCAAATGAATCCTCCTATATCTATATTTCAACGCTGGTTTCTCAAGAATACGCAAGAAAAGCACTTTGAATTGTTGATTAATCGCCAGAGATGGCTTAGAACCAACAGCTCATTATCGAATGGATCTTTCCGTTCTAATACTCTATCCGAGAGTTATCAGTATTTATCAAATCTGTTCCTATCTAACGGAACACTATTGGATCAAATGACAAAGACATTGTTGAGAAAAAGATGGCTTTTCCCGGATGAAATGAAAATTGGATTCATGCAAGAGTAG